The following proteins are co-located in the Synechococcus sp. PROS-U-1 genome:
- a CDS encoding homoserine dehydrogenase: MAAKVGVGLLGLGTVGGGVASILQNPDERHPLVGELELIRVAVRDLNRPRPVALDASLLTTDPSAVIQDPAVDVVVEVIGGLEPARSLILQAIAAGKSVVTANKAVIARHGQEITEAAAAAGVYVLIEAAVGGGIPIIEPLKQSLGGNRINRVSGIINGTTNYILTRMAEEGAAYDAVLKDAQELGYAEADPAADVDGLDAADKIAILATLAFGGSVDRAAVPTEGISGLQGVDVDYANQLGYGVKLLAVAERMAVSGDPLPLSLRVQPTLVPMDHPLAGVNGVNNAILVEGDPIGRVMFYGPGAGAGPTASAVVADILNIAGIRQASDGPGKVDPLLAAGSWRPCALADSGDIRQRHYVRFKTKDAPGVIGNVGGCFGERNVSIQSIVQFNASDAGAEIVVITHEVSQRQMNEALEAIQALPEVSGLAAHLGCL; the protein is encoded by the coding sequence ATGGCAGCAAAGGTCGGCGTGGGTCTGCTGGGGCTGGGCACAGTTGGCGGTGGAGTGGCATCGATCCTCCAGAATCCCGACGAGCGCCACCCGCTGGTGGGTGAACTTGAGTTAATCCGGGTTGCCGTCCGCGACTTAAACCGGCCCCGCCCCGTGGCCCTGGACGCGAGCCTGCTGACAACCGATCCATCGGCGGTGATTCAAGACCCGGCGGTGGATGTTGTGGTGGAGGTGATCGGTGGTTTGGAACCGGCCCGCAGCCTGATTCTCCAGGCGATCGCAGCCGGCAAATCCGTGGTGACAGCCAACAAAGCTGTGATCGCACGCCACGGCCAGGAAATCACCGAAGCCGCGGCCGCCGCCGGGGTGTACGTGCTGATCGAAGCCGCCGTGGGTGGCGGAATTCCCATCATTGAGCCCCTGAAGCAGTCCTTGGGAGGCAACCGCATCAACCGTGTCAGCGGCATCATCAACGGCACCACCAACTACATCCTCACCCGCATGGCTGAGGAAGGGGCCGCCTATGACGCCGTGCTCAAGGATGCCCAAGAGCTGGGTTACGCCGAAGCCGATCCGGCAGCGGATGTGGATGGCCTCGATGCGGCCGACAAGATTGCAATCTTGGCCACCCTGGCCTTCGGCGGCAGTGTGGACCGCGCCGCAGTTCCCACCGAAGGCATCAGTGGCCTCCAGGGTGTGGATGTGGATTACGCCAACCAACTTGGCTATGGCGTGAAGCTGCTGGCGGTGGCTGAGCGCATGGCGGTGAGTGGCGATCCCCTGCCGCTCTCCCTGCGCGTGCAGCCGACTCTGGTTCCCATGGACCATCCACTGGCAGGCGTGAACGGAGTGAACAACGCCATCCTGGTGGAGGGCGACCCGATCGGGCGGGTGATGTTCTACGGCCCTGGAGCGGGGGCCGGCCCAACGGCTTCTGCGGTGGTTGCCGACATTCTCAACATCGCCGGCATCCGTCAGGCCAGCGACGGCCCCGGGAAGGTGGATCCACTTTTGGCTGCGGGCAGCTGGCGCCCTTGCGCCCTGGCCGATTCGGGCGACATTCGCCAACGGCACTATGTGCGTTTTAAAACAAAGGATGCGCCTGGCGTGATCGGCAACGTTGGAGGCTGCTTCGGAGAACGCAACGTTTCGATCCAGTCAATCGTGCAGTTCAATGCCAGTGACGCGGGAGCCGAAATTGTGGTGATCACGCATGAAGTGAGCCAACGGCAAATGAATGAGGCCCTCGAAGCGATCCAGGCCCTGCCTGAGGTATCGGGCCTGGCAGCTCACCTCGGCTGCCTCTAG
- a CDS encoding ABC transporter substrate-binding protein, which yields MALGLAFTQMGCQAPPPTSRITVASAGRISSLDPAQASTLSTTQLLSALGDPLYRLKRDGSLEPRLAAAAPVLSDGGRTVTIPLRTDVRFHDGTPFNAAAMVFSLRRFLNIGTLSYVVGDRIASVEEADTHTLRLRLSRPSTSLQGLLTSINLTPVSPTAYSSYQDRFLHDRFVGTGPYKLTRFSEHQQRLEPFAQYWGEATRNKGLDLITLSNSTALYGALRSGEVDLLLSASIDEDQRHALHERAIAGVLQESVGPAMEIGYITLLSNQEPFQDPNLRRALAVSLNRKEISERVSYGLRRPLRALVPPSLPGGALASWPQHNPDQARELLKAAGYCNGSPLRFPLTFRSNVPADKLLALTWQSQVQRDLSDCLVLDLDGVESTTIYRQLGEGAFKAVMLDWRGSYPDPEAYLTPLLSCTSEKGDTCVDGEAAISGSFWNAPGLQNALLESDTLAGDKRRNALDRVEHLSADGAAYIPVWLDSPRAWAQLNLRPPQFDGSGQLMLADLERRLDGTTNN from the coding sequence ATGGCCCTTGGCCTGGCCTTCACCCAGATGGGGTGTCAGGCTCCCCCCCCCACCAGCCGCATCACTGTGGCGTCCGCAGGGCGGATCAGTTCTCTGGATCCAGCCCAGGCCAGCACCCTGAGCACCACGCAACTGCTCAGCGCCCTGGGGGATCCGCTTTATCGCCTCAAGCGTGACGGATCACTGGAACCCCGGCTGGCGGCAGCGGCTCCAGTCCTGAGTGATGGCGGTCGCACCGTCACGATTCCGCTGCGCACCGATGTGCGCTTCCACGACGGAACCCCTTTCAACGCCGCAGCCATGGTCTTCAGCCTGCGGCGATTCCTCAACATCGGAACCCTCAGTTATGTGGTGGGCGATCGCATCGCATCGGTGGAGGAAGCCGATACGCACACCCTGCGTCTGCGCCTCAGTCGCCCATCCACCTCACTGCAGGGATTGCTGACGTCGATCAACCTCACCCCGGTTTCACCGACGGCCTACAGCAGCTACCAGGACCGTTTTCTGCACGACCGCTTTGTCGGAACAGGCCCTTACAAGCTCACCCGTTTCAGCGAACATCAGCAACGGCTGGAGCCCTTTGCCCAGTATTGGGGTGAAGCAACGCGCAACAAAGGTCTCGATCTGATCACGCTGAGCAACTCCACGGCGCTGTACGGGGCTTTGCGCAGTGGCGAGGTGGATCTTCTGCTCTCCGCTTCCATCGACGAGGACCAGCGCCATGCCCTGCATGAACGGGCGATCGCAGGAGTTCTGCAGGAATCCGTTGGTCCGGCGATGGAGATCGGCTACATCACCCTTCTGAGCAACCAAGAGCCCTTCCAGGACCCCAACCTCAGACGGGCCCTGGCCGTGAGTCTCAACCGCAAGGAGATCAGTGAACGGGTGAGCTACGGGCTCCGTCGTCCCCTGCGGGCACTGGTGCCCCCCAGCCTTCCCGGCGGAGCTTTGGCCTCATGGCCGCAACACAATCCCGACCAAGCCCGCGAGCTGCTCAAGGCTGCTGGCTACTGCAACGGCAGCCCACTGCGCTTTCCGCTCACCTTTCGTTCCAATGTGCCCGCCGACAAACTGCTGGCCCTCACCTGGCAGTCCCAGGTGCAACGGGACCTCTCCGACTGCCTGGTGTTGGATCTTGATGGCGTCGAGTCCACGACGATCTACCGCCAGCTCGGGGAGGGTGCCTTCAAAGCCGTGATGCTGGATTGGCGCGGCAGCTACCCCGATCCGGAGGCTTACCTGACGCCACTGTTGAGTTGCACATCGGAGAAGGGCGACACCTGCGTTGATGGGGAAGCTGCGATCAGCGGCAGCTTCTGGAATGCCCCCGGATTGCAGAACGCCCTCCTGGAATCGGACACGCTGGCGGGTGACAAACGCCGGAACGCCCTGGATCGCGTGGAACATCTTTCTGCCGACGGTGCGGCCTACATCCCCGTCTGGCTGGATTCCCCCCGGGCCTGGGCCCAACTGAACCTCAGGCCTCCACAATTTGACGGCAGTGGTCAGTTGATGCTCGCTGACCTGGAGCGCCGATTGGACGGAACAACAAACAACTGA
- a CDS encoding SufE family protein has product MATSTGSDALDRMVERLGGTADPKRRYEYVLWLAKKLAPMPAEEQTEDIKVKGCVSQVFVRGALDDGLMRWRGDSDALITKGLLALLIQGLDGLTPSQVQAVDPAFIAATGLQASLTPSRANGFLNILLAMKDQARQLEN; this is encoded by the coding sequence ATGGCCACCAGCACCGGCAGTGATGCCCTCGACCGGATGGTGGAGCGATTGGGCGGCACCGCCGATCCAAAGCGCCGCTACGAATACGTGCTTTGGCTGGCCAAAAAGCTCGCTCCCATGCCGGCAGAGGAGCAGACCGAAGACATCAAAGTGAAGGGGTGTGTGTCTCAGGTTTTTGTACGGGGCGCCCTGGATGACGGGCTGATGCGCTGGCGGGGAGACTCTGATGCTCTGATCACCAAGGGGCTTCTGGCCTTGTTGATCCAGGGTCTGGATGGGCTGACCCCGAGCCAAGTTCAAGCGGTGGACCCAGCCTTCATTGCCGCAACTGGGTTGCAGGCCAGCCTGACGCCCTCGCGCGCCAATGGCTTCCTCAACATTCTTCTGGCCATGAAGGACCAGGCCCGGCAGTTGGAGAACTGA